GAGCTTGGTATGATCGGCTCAACGCTGTTTTTTAGCTACGCCATCGGCAAGCTGGTGAACGGTTTTATCGCCGACCATGCCAACGTGGTGCGCTATATGAGCCTCGGACTGCTGCTCAGCGCTGGGATGAACCTGATGATGGGGATGACCAGCAACGCCATGCTGCTGGCTATCTTCTGGGGGATCAACGGCTGGGCGCAGTCGATGGGCGTCGGCCCGTGCGTGGTATCACTGGCGCGCTGGTACGGCCGTAAAGAAAGAGGCACCTTTTACGCCATCTGGTCGACGGCGCATAACATCGGCGAAGCGATGACTTACATGGTGATCGCGGCGGTGATTGCCGGATTCGGCTGGCAGATGGGCTATCTCTCGACCGCCGCGCTCGGCGCTGCCGGGGTGGCGCTAATGCTGCTGTTCATGCGCGACTCCCCGCAAAGCAGCGGCTTTCCGTCGATTAACGTGATTCGCGATGAACCGCTGGAGGAGACCGAAGCGCGTGGCTCGGTGTTTAAAAACCAGCTGCTGGCGCTGCGCAATCCGGCCTTGTGGACGCTGGCGCTAGCCTCGGCGTTTATGTATATCGACCGCTATGCGGTGAACTCGTGGGGGATCTTTTTCCTCGAGCAGGATAAAGGCTATTCCACCCTGGAGGCCTCGGGCATTGTCGGGGTCAACGCTATCGCCGGGATTGCCGGAACCATTATCGCCGGGATGCTCTCCGACCGTTTTTTCCCGCGTAACCGCAGCGTGATGGCCGGGTTTATCAGCCTGCTCAACACTGCAGGCTTTGCGCTCATGCTCTGGTCGCCGCACGGCTACTACACCGATATTGTGGCGATGATTATCTTCGGTGCCACCATCGGCGCATTGACCTGCTTCCTTGGTGGACTGATTGCTGTTGATATTTCGTCACGCAAAGCCGCAGGCGCAGCGCTCGGCACCATCGGTATCGCCAGCTACGCGGGGGCCGGCCTCGGCGAGTTTCTGACCGGGATAATCATCGACAAAACGGCGATTATTGAAAACGGCAAAACGCTATACGACTTCAGTACGCTGTCGCTGTTTTGGGTGGGCACCGGCCTGATGTCCGCGCTATTCTGTTTTACCACCGCCGCGATTGTCGCCAGGCGACACGCGATAGAACGTCAGACTTCATTCTCTTCATAACCCTTTAACCATAAGGAAGATCTTATGATGCCTGTACGACATCAGGTTTTGCTACGCCTGCTGCTTGCCTGTGCCCTGCCGCTGCTGGCGGCCCCGGGCCACGCTGCTGCGCAATATCAACTGGAAAAAGTGGTTGAACTCAGCCGCCATGGTATTCGCCCGCCAACGCCAGGCAACCGTGAGGCCATCGAAGCGGCAACCCAGCGCCCGTGGACTCAGTGGGCAACTCACGACGGCGAATTGACCGGACATGGCTATGCCGCGGTAGTGAATAAAGGCCGCGAAGAAGGCGCACACTATCGGCAGCTCGGCCTGCTGGCGACGGGCTGCCCGGCGAGCGGGGAGATTTACGTTCGCGCCAGCCCCTTGCAGCGCACGCGAGCCACCGCACAAGCGCTGGTTGATGGCGCATTTCCCGGCTGCGGCGTAGAGATTCATCACGTCAGCACCGACGCCGACCCGCTGTTTCAGACCGATAAGTTTGCCGCCACGCAAACCGACCCCGCTCGCCAGTTGGCGGAGGTGAAAGCGAAAGCCGGAGATCTGGCAAAACGTCGGCAGGCGCTGGCTCCGGCAATTCAGCTACTGAAAAACGCGGTCTGCGTTCCCGATAAGCCCTGCCCGGTGTTCGAGCTGCCGTGGCAGGTCGAGCAGAGCAAAAGCGGCAAAACGTCGATTAGCGGGCTGAGCGTGATGGCTAATATGGTCGAGACGCTGCGCCTGGGCTGGAGCGAAAACCTGCCGCTCAGCCAGCTGGCGTGGGGCAACATCACCCGCGCCAGCCAGATAACCGCCCTGCTGCCGCTGCTGACGGAGAACTACGACCTGAGCAACGACGTTTTTTATACCGCGCAAAAACGCGGGTCGATTCTGCTCAACGCCATGCTTGAAGGGGTAAAAGAAGACGCAACGCCGAACGTGCGCTGGCTGCTGCTGGTGGCCCACGATACCAATATCGCCATGGTGCGCACGCTGATGGATTTTAGCTGGCAGCTACCGGGATACAGCCGGGGTAATATCCCGCCGGGCAGCAGCCTGGTGCTGGAACGCTGGCGCGATAGCCAAAATGGTGAGCGCTACCTGCGCGTCTATTTCCAGGCGCAAAGTCTGGACGATTTACGCCGTCTGCAAACGCCAGACAGCCAGCACCCGATGCTGCGCCAGGAGTGGCGTCAGTCGGGTTGCCAGACGACTGATGTCGGGACGCTGTGCCCTTACCAGGCGGCGCTGACGGCGCTGGGTCAGCATATCGACCGGCAGTCCGCTCCGGCGGTAGAGATGGTGCTGCCATAAGTTGAACGCAAAGCTATGGGGGTAGCTTCGCGTGATGCAGATGACAGTATCGTAGGCCCGGTTAGGCGCTAGCCGCCACCGGGCAATTGAGAGAGGTGCGCTTTATCCATCAACGGACGCGAAGCCCTGGAGGCCGCTTCGCGTTTTAACTTAAGCTTTTTCTGCCGCAAACGCCCCGGCTGCAACCTGCGCCGGGGTCACCACGCCAGTATCCAGCACCCAGCCGCTAATCAGCGCCGCAGGCGTCACGTCAAACGCTGGGTTGTAGACCGCCGCGTCTTTCGGTGCCCACTGCACCGCGCCAAAGCTGCCGGCCACGCCGGTCACTTCCGCCGCCGCCCGCTGTTCAATAGGGATCGCCGCGCCGTTCGGGCAATGACGGTCAAGGGTGGTCTGTGGCGCAGCCACGTAAAACGGGATCTGGTGATACTTCGCCAGCACCGCCAGCGAATAGGTGCCGATTTTATTCGCCACATCGCCGTTGGCCGCAATACGGTCAGCGCCGACCCAAACCGCATCGACCTCTCCCTGCGCCATCAGGCTGGCGGCCATCGAATCGGTGATCAGTCGATACGGCACGCCCAGCTCACCCAACTCCCAGGCGGTGAGGCGTCCGCCCTGTAACAGAGGACGCGTTTCATCCACCCATACGTTCGCCACTTTCCCCTGCTCGTGCGCCAGCGCAATCACCCCCAGCGCGGTACCCACCCCCGCCGTCGCCAGACCGCCGGTATTACAGTGGGTTAACAGGCGGCTGCCCGGCGTGACCAGCGCGCTGCCCGCTTCGGCAATATGGGCGCAAAGCTGTTTATCTTCTTCGATCAGGCGCAGCGCTTCCGCTTCCAGCGCCTGGGGATAGTCCTCTTCCGCCAGCGCCAGCTTCATGCGATCGAGATTATTCATCAGGTTTACCGCCGTCGGACGCGCCGCGCGCAGCGTCTCCAGCGCCTGAGAAAGTTCATCGCGGGTCAGACCTCGCTTCCCCAACAGCGCCAGCAGCAGGCTGGCGGAAAGACCAATCAACGGCGCGCCGCGCACCCGCAGGGCGTGAATGTGGTCCACCAGCAGCGCCACGTTATCCGCCGCCAGCCAGCGTTTCTCCTGCGGTAGAGCCTGCTGGTCAAGAATAAAGAGCTGATTTTCGCTTACCCGCAGGCTGGTGGTCTGTAGTGTCTGCATTTAGTTAAATCCCTGTTGCGTTGTTGTATCACATTGTGTCAGGATGGAATCCAGAAGTATAGACGTCTGAACGGCTTAATCAGAATTTTGAGGATCAAGGCAATGTCGCAATACCATACTTTCACCGCCAACGATGCGGTGGCTTACGCGCAACAATTTGGCGGTATCGATAACCCGTCAGAACTGGTGTCCGCACAGGAAGTGGGCGACGGCAACCTCAATCTGGTATTTAAAATTTATGATACCCAGGGCGTCAGCCGGGTTATCGTTAAGCAGGCCTTACCCTACGTGCGCTGCGTCGGGGAGTCCTGGCCGCTAACGCTCGACCGCGCCCGCCTTGAGGCGCAAACCCTGGTCGCCCACTATCAGCACTGCCCGCAGCACACGGTGCAAATTCTGCATTTTGATCCCGAGCTGGCGGTGATGGTGATGGAAGATCTCTCCGATCATCGCATCTGGCGCGGCGAGCTGATTAACAACGTTTACTACCCGCAGGCCGCCAGCCAGCTGGGGGAATATCTGGCCCAGGCGCTGTTTCACACCAGCGACTTTTATCTGCATCCGCATGAGAAAAAGGCCCAGGTGGCACAATTTATTAACCCGGAGATGTGCGAAATCACCGAGGATCTGTTCTTTAACGACCCGTATCAGGTTCACGAACGCAATAATTACCCCGCTGCGCTGGAAGCCGATGTCGCCGCCCTGCGCGACGATGCACAGCTAAAGCTGGCGGTTGCGGTGCTAAAGCACCGTTTCTTCTCCCATACCGAAGCGCTGCTGCACGGCGATATCCATAGCGGCTCGATATTCGTCGCCGAAGGCAGCTTTAAGGCTATCGACGCCGAGTTCGGTTATTTCGGGCCGATTGGTTTTGATATCGGCACCGCCATCGGCAACCTGCTGCTCAACTACTGCGGCCTGCCAGGGCATTTAGGTATTCGCGATGCCGCCGCCGCACGCGAGCAGCGCCTGAACGATATTCAGCAGTTCTGGAATACCTTCGCCGAGCGTTTCCAGGCGCTGGCGGCGGAGAAAACCCGCGATGCAGCGCTGGCTTACCCCGGCTATGCCTCCGCGTTCCTGAAGAAAGCGTGGGCCGATGCCATTGGCTTCTGCGGTACCGAGCTGATTCGCCGCAGCGTCGGGCTGTCGCACGTAGCGGATATCGACACTATTCAGGACGAAGCCATGCGCCATGAATGCCTGCGCCACGCCATCACGCTGGGTAAAGCGCTGATTGTGATTGCCGATCGTATCGACAGTGTCGATGAGCTGATTGCGCGAATTCGCCAGTACGGTTAATCGTTCCCGGGCCACGACGCTAATGCGTCTTGCCCGGGCTACCTGGTCATAGCCGACCGCAAACTTGTAGCCCGGGTAAGGCGTTTACGCCGCGACCCGGGAAGGCAATAAACCACAATCCCCTATCCCAGATACTCAATCACCGACAGCCCGCCGTTGTAATCGGTGCTGTAGATAATCCCCTGCGCATCAACAAACACATCGCAAGACTGAATCACCCGCGGGCGGCCCGGGCGGGTATCCATCATTTTTGCCGGAGCGGCAGGCACCAGCGCCCCGGTTTCCACCGGTCGATAAGGGTTAGAGATATCGTAAGCGCGAACGCCCGCATTCTGGTACGTGGCAAAAATCAGCGTTGAACTGATAAAGCTGCCGGGACGGTTTTCATGCAGGTTATGCGGGCCGAAATGCGCCCCTTTCGCCACATAGTCGGTCTCATCCGGCTGCGGGAAAGTCGAAATACTCACCGGGTTTGTCGGGTCGCGAATATCAAACAGCCAGATCAGCTTCTCGCCATCCTGCTGGTTATCCAGCACCGCTTCATCAAGCACCACCAGCAGATCGCGGTCCGGTAGCGGTAGAGCGGTGTGGGTACCGCCGCCAAACGGCGGGCTCCAGTTGCGATGGCTAATCAGCTTCGGCTGTGCGCGGTCTTTGACATCCAGCAGCGTCAGGCCGCCGTCGCGCCAGCTGCCGTAGGCGGTGTCCCCGGCGATAATCGCGTGATGCAGGGCATAGCGCTTACCTTCGGGCCAGTGCGGAGTTTCCCCCGCCGCCTGATTCATCCCCGGCAGCCACCAGCGCCCGGCGACTT
This Klebsiella sp. RHBSTW-00484 DNA region includes the following protein-coding sequences:
- the mtnK gene encoding S-methyl-5-thioribose kinase encodes the protein MSQYHTFTANDAVAYAQQFGGIDNPSELVSAQEVGDGNLNLVFKIYDTQGVSRVIVKQALPYVRCVGESWPLTLDRARLEAQTLVAHYQHCPQHTVQILHFDPELAVMVMEDLSDHRIWRGELINNVYYPQAASQLGEYLAQALFHTSDFYLHPHEKKAQVAQFINPEMCEITEDLFFNDPYQVHERNNYPAALEADVAALRDDAQLKLAVAVLKHRFFSHTEALLHGDIHSGSIFVAEGSFKAIDAEFGYFGPIGFDIGTAIGNLLLNYCGLPGHLGIRDAAAAREQRLNDIQQFWNTFAERFQALAAEKTRDAALAYPGYASAFLKKAWADAIGFCGTELIRRSVGLSHVADIDTIQDEAMRHECLRHAITLGKALIVIADRIDSVDELIARIRQYG
- a CDS encoding histidine-type phosphatase, encoding MMPVRHQVLLRLLLACALPLLAAPGHAAAQYQLEKVVELSRHGIRPPTPGNREAIEAATQRPWTQWATHDGELTGHGYAAVVNKGREEGAHYRQLGLLATGCPASGEIYVRASPLQRTRATAQALVDGAFPGCGVEIHHVSTDADPLFQTDKFAATQTDPARQLAEVKAKAGDLAKRRQALAPAIQLLKNAVCVPDKPCPVFELPWQVEQSKSGKTSISGLSVMANMVETLRLGWSENLPLSQLAWGNITRASQITALLPLLTENYDLSNDVFYTAQKRGSILLNAMLEGVKEDATPNVRWLLLVAHDTNIAMVRTLMDFSWQLPGYSRGNIPPGSSLVLERWRDSQNGERYLRVYFQAQSLDDLRRLQTPDSQHPMLRQEWRQSGCQTTDVGTLCPYQAALTALGQHIDRQSAPAVEMVLP
- the mtnA gene encoding S-methyl-5-thioribose-1-phosphate isomerase, producing the protein MQTLQTTSLRVSENQLFILDQQALPQEKRWLAADNVALLVDHIHALRVRGAPLIGLSASLLLALLGKRGLTRDELSQALETLRAARPTAVNLMNNLDRMKLALAEEDYPQALEAEALRLIEEDKQLCAHIAEAGSALVTPGSRLLTHCNTGGLATAGVGTALGVIALAHEQGKVANVWVDETRPLLQGGRLTAWELGELGVPYRLITDSMAASLMAQGEVDAVWVGADRIAANGDVANKIGTYSLAVLAKYHQIPFYVAAPQTTLDRHCPNGAAIPIEQRAAAEVTGVAGSFGAVQWAPKDAAVYNPAFDVTPAALISGWVLDTGVVTPAQVAAGAFAAEKA
- a CDS encoding LVIVD repeat-containing protein, which codes for MTALPTPEYSRNMRLIGHSEQGGRPDGVQLMVHRGFAYIGHMVSQGFSVVDVRDPKNPRTVNYIAAPPGTWNVHLQAHDDLLLVINARDLFADTRFADEKVYYTRSVGETVSDVQDKGWSAGMRVFDISTPDKPREISFLSLNGIGIHRIWYVGGRWAYVSALIDGFSDYIFLTIDLADPRKPEVAGRWWLPGMNQAAGETPHWPEGKRYALHHAIIAGDTAYGSWRDGGLTLLDVKDRAQPKLISHRNWSPPFGGGTHTALPLPDRDLLVVLDEAVLDNQQDGEKLIWLFDIRDPTNPVSISTFPQPDETDYVAKGAHFGPHNLHENRPGSFISSTLIFATYQNAGVRAYDISNPYRPVETGALVPAAPAKMMDTRPGRPRVIQSCDVFVDAQGIIYSTDYNGGLSVIEYLG
- a CDS encoding MFS transporter — protein: MSGIIAFFRALPPKAGVQFDEKRFRFVRWQTFIAMTLAYVTFYVCRLSFTVAKSALVELGITPTELGMIGSTLFFSYAIGKLVNGFIADHANVVRYMSLGLLLSAGMNLMMGMTSNAMLLAIFWGINGWAQSMGVGPCVVSLARWYGRKERGTFYAIWSTAHNIGEAMTYMVIAAVIAGFGWQMGYLSTAALGAAGVALMLLFMRDSPQSSGFPSINVIRDEPLEETEARGSVFKNQLLALRNPALWTLALASAFMYIDRYAVNSWGIFFLEQDKGYSTLEASGIVGVNAIAGIAGTIIAGMLSDRFFPRNRSVMAGFISLLNTAGFALMLWSPHGYYTDIVAMIIFGATIGALTCFLGGLIAVDISSRKAAGAALGTIGIASYAGAGLGEFLTGIIIDKTAIIENGKTLYDFSTLSLFWVGTGLMSALFCFTTAAIVARRHAIERQTSFSS